AGCGGCACCGGCAACCACGCCACCGACCTGACCACCGGCGTGTGGGTCAAGTCGCCCGGCGGATGGACCCTGACCAACCAGGGCACGATCAAGATCTCGATCGAGACCAACTTCTATCAGGCCGACGGCATCTACGCTCAGACCTATGGCACCGTCATCAATTCCGGACTGATCGAGGTGCCGAAGACCTACAACGGCATCCTGTTCGCCAATTCGGCGAATTCGCTGAAGTCGGTCGTCGAGAACACCGGGACGATCATCGGCAATTGGGCCGCCATCGAATCCTCGCACGCGCTCAGCCTCACCAACGGCTCCCCGTCCAACAGCGCCGCGCTGATCAAGAATGTGCGGTCCGCAACGGCGTTCTCGCAGACGGATTACGCCGCGGTGATGGTGTCCGCCCTGTTCACGCCCTCCAGCATCACCAACCACGGCACGATCATCGGCACCACGGACGCGCTGTCCGTCTCCGGCGTTTCGACCATCGTCAATCACGGGACCATCGCCGCCGGAAGCGGCTTCAGCGCGATCAAGACGTTCGGCATCGCGGGCGGCAGCTTCATCAACCTGAAGGATGGCAGCCTTGTGGTCGGCGGCATCCAGGCCGCGGGTGCCAACCAGGTCCTTCTGCTGGAGGGCAGCGGCACGCTGTCCGGTCCGGTGTCTGGCCTGACCACCCTCAACGTGAACGGTACGGAGTGGACGCTGGGGGGCGTGAGTTCGGCCACGACCACGAACCTCCAGGCCGGCACGCTGCGCGTCAACGGCTCCCTCACCACCGGGCTGCAGCTCGGCAGCGGCACGACGCTGACGGGCACCGGGACGGTCGTCGGCAACCTGACCAGCCCGTCCGGGACGACCGTGACCCCCGGCGGTTCCGGCGCGCCCGGCACCCTGACGGTCACCGGCAACGTCACGCAGCAGAGCGGCAGCACGCTGGCGATCCGGACGACGTCTTCGGCTGCCAGCAAGCTGGCCGTCACCGGCACCGCCACCATCGGCGGCGACCTGTCCGTCACCTCCACCGGCAGCGGTTACGGCGACAGCACGACCTACACCATCGTGACCGCGACGGGCGGGGTGTCCGGCGCCTTCACCACGATCACCGGCAGCGACACGACGCTGACCCCGACGGCCACCTTCGACACGGCGAACAACCGGATCCAGCTCACCCTGACCAAGGTGACGCCGCCGCCCGACCCCGATCCGACTCCGAACCCCGATCCTGATCCGAATCCCGATCCTGGCCCGACTCCGAACCCCAACCCCGATCCGACGCCCAACCCCGATCCGAGCCCGAATCCCGACCCGACCCCGAATCCTGCCCCCACGCCTCCGGTCACCGGCGTGATCGACACCAGCCGCCCCAGCTTCACCAACAGCGATGGCGCGGTCCAGGGCAGCTCGGTCACGTTCGATGGCGGAACGCTGCGCCCGGCCTCGCCGCTGACGGTCGGCCAGTCGGTCACCGTGACCAGCCGCGGCGGCACCATCACGCCGGACGGCAGCACCGTCACCCTGGCGGGCGCCGTCGGCGGCAGCGGCGCGCTGGCCGCGTCGGGACCCGGCACCGTGGTCGTCTCCGGCCAGCTCGCCAACGCCGGCGGCCTGTCGGTCGGCGACGGCGCGGCCCTGACCATCGCCAAGAGCGGCGTGGTCGCGGGCGGCACGCTGGCCCTGAACAACGGCGGCAGCGCCACGGTCGGCGGCATCGTGGCCGTTCCGGTGACGGTGGCCCGCGGCGGCGCCATGACCGTCGTCGAGGGCGGCGGCGTCGGCGGCACGCTGGCGGTGGAGGGCGGCACCCTGACCGTCGCCGCCTATGGCGCGGTCAACGGCGCGGTCACCGTGACGTCCGGCGGCAGCGCCACCCTGGCCGGCGCCGTCATGGCCCCGGTCACGGTGAGCGACGGCACCGTCACCGTGGCCGCCACCGGCATCACCGGCGCGGTCAGCGTGGGGAACGGCGGGTCGGTTGCCGTGAACGGCGTGGTCTCCGGCTCGCTGACCACCAGCGCCGGTTCGACCTTCAGCGGCGGCGGCACCGTCCGCGGCCCGGCCACGCTCGCCGGCACCGTGTCGCCGGGCAACTCGCCGGGCGTGCTGACCTTCCAGTCCGCGGTGACGCTGACCGGCACCAGCGTCCTGAACGCCGAGATCGACGGCCCGACCGCCGGCTTCGGCGCCGGCCATCACGACCAGATCCGGGTGCAGGGGGCGTCCTTCACGGCCGCCGGCACGCTGGCTCCGCTGCTGCGCGGCATCAGCGGCGACGCGACCAACGCCTACACCGCCACGCTGGGCCAGAGCTTCACCATCGTCCAGGCCGACGGCGGCGTGTCAGGCGGCTTCGCCACGGTGACGCAGCCGGCGGCGGGGCTGGAGGCCGGCACCCGCTTCGACACGCTGTACGACGCCACCGCCGTCCGGCTGGTGGTCACGCCGACCAGCTACGCGGTCCGCGGCGGCACCCGCAACCAGCGGGCCGCCGGCGCGGCGGTGGACGCGCTGCGTCCGGCCGCCGGGGCGCGGCTGGAGGGCGTCGCCGCCCCGCTGTTCAACGGCCTCTACGGCCTGCCGGGGAACGGCATCGCCGGGGCGCTCGACCAGCTCTCGGGCAAGCTCCACGCCGACACGCTGGCCGCCGACCGCACCAGCCGCCGCCTGTTCGGCAGCGCGGTGGAAGGCCGCCTGTCGGCGCTGCGCGGCGGCGAGGCGGCGTCCTCCGGCGTCCGGCTGGCCGGCAGCGGCAACGGCACGAGCGCCGTCGGCGAAGCCGGTGAGGCCCGCGGGTCGGGCGGCGTGTGGGGCCAGCCGCTGGCGGCCTACAGCCGGACCGGCTCGGACGGCAACGCCGCCGGCACCACCGAGCGGATCGGCGGTTTCCTGCTGGGCGCCGACCACAGCTACGAGAACGGCGTGAGCGGCGGCGTGGCGCTCGGCTACCTGCGCAACCGCGTCACCTCGCGCGACGGGCTGGGCAAGGCCGACGTGGACAGCTACCAGGCGACGCTCTACGGCTCCTGGAGCCTGCGCGGCACGGCGGACAGCCCCTATGTCGAGGGCGCCATCGGCTACGGCTACGCCAACTACGACGCCTCGCGCGGCATCGCCTTCGGCACGCTGGGCCAGGGCGCCAGCGGCAGCGCGGACGGCCATGACGTCTCGGTGGAGATTGCCGCCGGGCACCGCATGGCCTTCGCCGGCTCGGACAGCGCCTGGATCGAGCCGCGGGCCGGACTGCGCTTCGACCGCATCACCCGCGAGGCCTTCCGCGAGTCCGGCGGCGGCGTGGCGCTCGACGTCGAGGCGGCGGGCTGGACCAGCCTGCACAGCGCGCTCGGCGTCCGCGCCGGGACCAGCGTGACGGTGGGCGGCTGGCGCCTGCTGCCCAACGCCGCCCTGGCGTGGGAGCATGACTTCGCCGACGCGACGGCCTCCACCACCAACCGGCTGGGCGGGGTGGCCTTCACCGCCGACGCCAGCAAGCCGGGCCGCGACGCCCTGGTGATCGGCGCCGGGCTGGGCATGGCTCTGGACGACCGGCTGACCGCCACCATCGGCGTTCAGGACGCGATCCGCGCCCGCGAGAACACGGTGTCGGCGACCGCCGGCCTGAAGTGGAAGCTGTGAGGAGCATGACGGCGATGCGCAAGGCCATCATCACGGGGGCGCTGGCAGCGCTCCCCCTCCTCATGAGCGGGGCTCCCGCTATTGCGGTGGAACCGGGCAAGACCTTCGGCGACTGGCAGACCGAATGCGAGACGCCCCCCGACGGCAAGCCGCGCTGCTTCCTCTCGCAGACCCGCGTGATGGAGAACAAGGAGGCCAAGCAGGCGACCCGCATCCTCAAGGCGTCGCTGGGCTATTTCGCCCCGGACGGCAAGGGGGTGATGGTGGTGATCCTGCCGCTGGGCGTCGACCTGCGCGCCGGGGCCGCCCTGACCATCGACGACGGCAAGCCGCTGCCGTTGACCTACCAGCAGTGCATCCAGGACGGCTGTCTAGCCAACGCCCCGATGGACGAGGCGACCCTGACCGCGCTGCGCCGCTCCAAGGGGGCGCAGATCGCCGTGCGCCCCTATGGCGGGACGCAGGCCGTGGCCTTCCCGATCTCCACCAAGGGGATCACCGACGGCTTGGCCGCCCTGAAGCCCTGAAGTTGCTTCCGGCCACCGCGGCGACGGCGCCGCGGATGGCCTCGTCCCACCGTCCCGGCGCCGGCTGCCGGTGCAGGGTGACGGTGGGATACCAGGGCGTGCCGCCGCGGCCGAGCAGCCAGCGCCAGTCCGGCGCGTAGGGCAGCAGCACCGCGGTCGGGCGCCCCATCGCCCCGGCCAGATGGGCGACCGCCGTGTCCACGCAGACCACATGGTCGAGCTGTGCCAGCACCGCCATGGTGTCAGCGAAACTCTCCAACTCCGGCCCCAGACCGACCAGCGGCGCCGCCCCGTAGTAGCGGGCGGCCTCGGCCTGCGCCGGCCCCTTCTGGAGCGACACCAGCGCGGTCTTCTCAAGCGCGAACAACGGCGCCAGCCGCGCGAGGGTCAGGGAGCGGTTGCGGTCGTTCCCGTGCGTCGGACGCCCCGCCCAGACCAGCCCGACGCGGCGGTGGCCGCGGGGCAGCAGCCCGTCCAAACGATCCGTCCAGCGCTCCACCCGCTCCGGCTCGGCCCGCAGATGGGGGACGGGTTGCGGAACGCTGTCGAGCGTCGTGCCGAACAGCCCCGGCAGGCTGGACAGCGCGGCGTAGGCATCGAAGGGCGGCGCCGCGTCCCAGGCGGTGAAGGCCCGGTGCCCGCCGGGCAAGGCGCGGATCACCGGCAGCATGTCCAGGCTGCACGCGACGATCACGCGCGGGCAGAGCGCCGCGGCCCTCGGCAGGTAACGGGCGAACTGGATGGTGTCGCCGAAGCCCTGGTCGGCGATCAGCAGAAGCGTGCCATCGGGCAAGGGGCTTCCATCCCAGGGTCTGGGGATGGCGCTCCCAAAGCGCTTCAGAATCGCCGGCGGGACCGGGGGCGGCACGCCGGGAAGGCGCCAGCGCCATTCATACTCCCGCCAGCCTTCCTCCCACTGGCCGGAGAGCAGCAGCCCCTCGGCCAGCTCGAAATGCGGCCCCGGCCAGTCCGGGCGAAGCCGCAAGGCCCGCCGCTCGCAGGCGATGGACGCCGCGACCTCCAGCCGGTCGTAGAGGGCCACGCCCAGATTGTACCAGCCCGCCGCGTCGCCGGGATCGAGCGTGACGGCGCGGCGGCCATGGGCGGCGGCCTCGTCCAGCCGGCCCGCGCGGCGGCGGATTTCGCACAGGTCGCTGTCGGACGGGGCAATCGGCATGGCGGCGGCTACAGGCCGTAGCCCAGCCCAAGAATGACCGGCTCCAGGATCGGGATCGCCGGCTTCAGATGGGTCATGTAGGCGCGGTGACGGCCGATGGAGCGGCTGTGGAGCTTCTCCGCGACCTGGGCGTGGCTGGGCGTGCGGGCGGGGCGCCGGTTCTCCTCGAAGCGCAGGCAGCGCCGGTCGAAGCCGAGCCCGAGGAAGCCCAGCAACCGCCGCACCGCCGGTTCCGGCTCCCGCACCAGATCCTCGTAGCGCAGCGGCAGGTAGCGCAGCGGCATCTCCCGCCGGTAATGCTCCACCAGATCGAACACCCGCAGGACGTGGCGGGCCGCCGTTTCGACGTCAATGGCGCAGTGGAAGCCGTGGGTGAGGTCGGTGCCCATCATCGACAGCACGACGTCCAGCGGGTGGCGAAGCACATGCACAACCGGCGCGCTCGGGAACATCAGCGCGATCAGGCCGAGATGCGTCTCGTTGAAGGGCATCTTGTCGGTGAACAGCGCGTGGCCGGGCTTGGCCGGGAGCAGCTTGCGGGCGTGGCGCAGATAGGCGTCGCGCAGACGCTCCAGCCCATCGCGCTGGTCGCCCATCCACAGCTCCGACAGCGCTTCGGGATAGCCGAGCGGGCTGCCCAGCGTCTGCGGCAGCGCCCGGACCACCGCGCCGAGCGACGGCAGTTCGTCCCCCGCGGCGATGGCCGGATGGCAGGACAGGATCTGCTCGACCAGCGTGGTGCCGGAGCGCGGGGCGCCCGTGACGAAGACCGGCTGCGGCCCGGCGGCGGGCGTGGCGGGCCGCGGCATCAGGCGCAGGCGCGGCGCCACGAAGAAGGTGGCCAGCCGCGCGATGAGGTCCACCGCCGCCGCCTCGTCGTAACGGCGCCCGGCCTGCCGCAGCAGGGCCTTGCCGGCGGCGAAGGCGGCGAAGGCCTCGTCGTGGCGGCCCAGCCGGTCGAGGATGCGCCCCGTCTCCAGCAGCGCGTCGGGGTCGGGGCAATCATGACGGGAGGCCGACGCGTCCAGGATGGCCAGCGCCCCCTCTCCGTCCCCCTGCCGGGCCAGCAGGGCCGCCGCGAAGATGTCGGCGCCGCGGTGGCCGGAGTCGAGCCGCCGGGCGCGGCCGACCAGCCGTTGCGCGGCGGGAAGATCGCGGGCGGCGTCCTCGGTCTGCGCCCAGCCGTGCCACGTCAGGGCGATGGACGGGTGCAGGGCCGCGGCCCGGCGGTAGGTCCGCCGTGCCTCCTCCAGCCGGCCCTGCCGGGTCAGGCTCCAGGCGAGATTGGCCACCGTCGCGGCGTCCGGCGGCGCCAGGGCCAACGCCCGGCGGTAATGGAACTCGGCGGCCTGGGGCCGCTGGGTGTCGGCCAGCACCAGCGCCATCAGCCTGTGGGAGTTGGCATCCTCCGGCGCGAGCCGGACCGCGTTGCGGGCGTGAGGCTCGGCTTCCGCCGCGCGGCCCGTCCGGACCAGCAGCCCGGCCAGTTCCTGGGTCGCCGCGAGATCGTCGGGAGCGGCCCGCAACCGCCGCTCCAGCGCCGCAGGGGCATCAGCGCCGCTCGGAAGGTCGTCGGGCGTGGTCGGCATGACAGGCGGGTCCCATGGCGGCTGAACGCCCGCATGGGCGCGTGGTGCGGCGCCAGGATAGGGAAGGGCTTGGGTGGCGGCAAGGACATCCCCTCTCCCCCGCTCACGCGCAAACTTCGTTTGCGCTGACGCGACAGGCGGACCTTTGGTCCGCCGAAAGCGGGGAGAGGGTTAGGGTGAGGGGGGTGTGCTTGTGCCGAACGTACCGAAACGCAAATCCCCCTCACCCGCCCGCTTCGCGGGCACCCTCTCCCCGGAGGGGAGAGGGTTGTAAAGGCGAAATGCGATGGCTTTGGTGCCCCTACCGCCCCGTCCAGACCGGGCGGCGCTTCTCCAGGAAGGCCGCGATGCCCTCCTGATAGTCGGCGGAAAGGTAGCAGAGGCGCAGCAGGTCGGCGTCGCCGTCCGCCGGCAGCCCATGGTCGCGCCAGCGCCGCAGCGCCTCGCGCGTCGTCCACAGGGTCAGCGGGGCGAGGCCCGCCAGTTCCTCCGCCAGTTCCTGGGTGCGCTCGGCAAGGTCGTCGTCGGGCACGACACCGCGCAGGGCACCGGCGCCGGCCAAGTCGTCGGCGCTCAGCAGGCGGGCGCTGAAGATCATCTCCTTGGTCCGCGCGGTGCCGAGGATGGCCGCCAGCCGGGCGAGATTCTTGATGCTCAGGCAGTTGCCCACCGTGCGGGCGATGGGGAAGCCGAAGCGCACCGACGGCGTGGCGATGCGCACGTCGCAGCAGGCGGCGAGCAGCGCCCCCTCCCCCACGCAGGCGCCGGCCAGGGCGGCGATGGTGGGAACCCGCACCGCCTCCAGCGCCATCGCCGCCGTCTCCGCGCGGTCCTCCAGGATCGTGTAGTCCTCCGGCGTCTTGACGCTCTGCAGGCAGGACAGGTCGGCGCCGGCCATGAAGGCGGGCTTGTCGCCGGCCGCACCGGTCAGAACCAGCGCCTTCACCGCCGGGTCGGCATCGACCTCCCGGCAGATCTCGATCAGCCGGTCCTCCATCCAGGGGGTGATGGCGTTGCGCGCCTTGGGCCGGTTGAAGATCACCCATTGGACGGCGCCGCGCCGCTCGGTCAGGATTTCGGGCAAGGCGTCGGCCTCGCCGCTCGTGGCGATGGTCATCGTTCGGAACTCTCTTGGATTGGGCTGACGGATCAGGCTGCGATCAGGCCGCCGGCCCGAGGATCTGGCAGGACCCGATGGGAAGAAGCGCCGTCACCACGCTGCCCGGAGCGAAGCTTTGCGCGGGCGGAATGAAGGCGCGCAGCGTCCGCCCGCCCCCGAGATCCACCAGCACGTCGCGGTACTCGCCGAGATAGGCGGAGCGCTGGACCGTGCCGGACACCACGTTGCAGCCCGTGGCGTCCGGCGCCTGGTCGGCGCCGAACAGCCGGACCTGCGAGGGCCGCACGCACAGCGACACCGTCCCGCCATGCGCCGCGCCGCTGCGGTCGGGTGCCGTCAGCACATGGCCGCCGACGCGGATGGCGCCGTTGCCCTCGCTGGTCCCGGCCAGCTCGTTGTTGGCGCCGATGAAGGTGGCGACGAAGGCGTTGGACGGCCGCTCGAAGATGTCCTCCGGCGAGCCAAGCTGCTGGAGGTGGCCGGACTTCATGACGGCGATGCGGTCGGCGGTGACCAGCGCCTCCGACTGGTCGTGGGTGACGTAGACGGTGGTCAGCCCCAGCAGGTCGTGGACCTGCCGGATCTCGAACCGCATCTCCTCGCGCAGATGGGCGTCGAGGTTGGACAGCGGCTCGTCGAGCAGGAGGATGCGGGGCTCGACGGCCAGCGCGCGGGCCAGCGCCACGCGCTGCTGCTGGCCGCCGGACAGCTCCGACGGGTAGCGGTCGCGCAGGGCTTCCAGCCGGACGGTGCGCAGCGTGCGGTCCAGCCGCTCGGCGATCTCCGCCTTGGGCAGGCGGCGGATGGCGAGGCCGAAGGCGACGTTCTCCGCCACCGTCTTGTGCGGCCACACCGCGTAGTTCTGGAAGACCAGGGAGATGCCGCGCTTCTCCGGCGGCAGCACCCCGCGCGCCGAGGACAGCAGCACGTCGTCGGCCCAGATCTCGCCCTCCGTCGGCGCTTCGAACCCGGCGAGGAGCTGGAGCGTCGTGGACTTGCCGCAGCCCGACGGGCCGAGCAGGGCCAGCAGCGTGCCGTTGGGGACCTGGAGGTCGATGCCGTGCAGCGCGGTGTAGGTGCCGAAGGACTTGCGGAGGTTCTTGATGCGGATCCCGCTCATGTGGGGCGAACTCCTTCCGCCGGGGCGGTTTTACGGCCGGATTTGCGGGACGTGCGTCGCACGGTGGTCAGGCGCGTCAGGGGACCGGCGGCGGCCACCAGCGCCAGAGTGATGAGGAGGAGAAGGACGCTCATGGCGCAGACGGCCTCGTAATTGCCGCCGTCCTTGGCGTTGTAGATCAGGGTGGTCATCACGTTGGTCTTGGGCGTGATGAGGAAGACGGCCACCGACAGTTCCCGGATGATCGGGATGAAGACCAGGAACCAGCCCGACAGCAGCCCGCCGCCCATCAGCGGGATGGTGATGGACAGGAAGGTCCGCCCCTCCCCCGCGCCCAGGCTGCGGGCGGCGCGCTCCAGCTCCGGCCCGATGCCCTTCAGGATCGACCCGCCATGGGCGTAGGCGATGGGCAGGAAGGTCGCCGCGAAGGCCGCCACCAGCAGCAGCGGCGTGCCGTAGAGGTTCAGAGGCGCCCGCGTGTAGGCGGCGAAGAAGCCGACCGACATGACGATGCCGGGGATGATGATGGGGACGGTCGCCACCGCGCCGAACAGGCTGGCGCCGAACACCATCTTCCGCTCGACGATATAGGCGACCACGGTGCCGAGCATCACGCACATCGTCGCGGCGAGCGTCGAGAACAGCAGCGAGTTGACGATGGCGGTGTGCGTCTCCGAATTGCCAAACAGCGCCCACCAGTACCAGTGAAGCGAGAGGTTCTCCCACGACAGGCCCTGGCCCCAGGCGCGGGTCAGCGACACCAGCAGCAGCGCCGCGTAGGGCAGGAACACCGAGACCAGCGGCAGCAGCAGCGCCGCGAAGAAGGCCGGCCAGCGCGCGGCGCCCAGCGCGATCCGCCGCCCCGCCCGGCTCTTGCCGGAGATGGTGACGAACTGCTTGCGGCCCAGGATGCGGCGGCGCATCCAGAACAGCATGGCGGTGACCAGCAGCAGCGGCATGCAGTAGGCGGCCGCCATGTAGATTTCCGGCGGGAAGAGTTGGTAGAACTCGGCCAGCTTGGTCGTGACCACCGGGATGCCGGTCGGCGTCAGCAGGAAGGCGGGAACGCCGAACAGCGTCAGCCCCTGGATGAAAGACAGGATGAAGCTGGCGATCACCGCCGGGGTGACCAGCGGGATGGTGATGCTGAGCATGGTGCGCAGCGTGCCGGAGCCCAGGGTGGCGGCGGCGTCCTCCAGCTCCACGGCCATCTCGTCGAGCGCGCTCGACACCATGGTGAAGCTGTAGGGGACGGTGTAGATGCCGCAGATGAAGATCGCCCCGGTCATCGAGTAGATGTTCAGCAGCGGCCCCGCCTCCGCCCCGGCGAGCGTGCGCCACAGCGCGTTCAGCCAGCCGGAGTTGGGCGCCGCCAGCAGAATCCAGCCGGTCGCCCCGATGAAGGACGGGGTGACGAAGGCGGTCAGCGTCAGAACGCGAATGGTGCGGCGGAACGGCAGGTCGGTCCGCGACACCAGCCAGGCCAGCGGCACGCCGATGCCGACGGCGATCACGGCGGTCGCCACGGCCAGGAGCAGCGAATTGAACAGCGGTTCCAGCAGGTCCGCGGACTGGAAGATCCGCGCGTAGTTGCCGAGCGTCCAGGCGCCGGTGATGTCGTCGTGGAAACTGTTGTTGAGAACCCAGCCGAAGGGCAGAACCACCAGCAGGAAGAGAAGAAGGGCGACGGCGCCGAAGACCAGGGTCCTGGCGAGCGGCACGCGGGCCATCACCGGGCGCGCGGTCACCGTGGCTGCGCTGTCTGGGCTGTCCGTTGAAATGACCCCCATAGGGTCCGCCTCCATTGTCCGTACTATCCCTCGCCCCTCCGGGGAGAGGGTGCCCGCGAAGCGGGCGGGTGAGGGGGTTGTGCGTGGCGGCACGTCCGGCACAAGCACATCCCCCTCACCCTAAAGCAAACTTTCGTTTGCTTTAGACTCACATCGCCTCACTCGCCGGCGGGCTTCGGCCGCATGTGCGGCCGGGACCGCCGTCGCGGTCCAAAGCGGATTGCAATCCGCATTAACCCTCTCCCCGCTTTCGGCGGACCAAAG
The sequence above is drawn from the Azospirillum sp. TSH58 genome and encodes:
- a CDS encoding autotransporter outer membrane beta-barrel domain-containing protein gives rise to the protein MPPQSPLESIRQSLMSGGRLPAMVAAPIALGVSLAANAAPMDTLTTIQNQTFEPTSGNILITSTGGVVDSGTGNHATDLTTGVWVKSPGGWTLTNQGTIKISIETNFYQADGIYAQTYGTVINSGLIEVPKTYNGILFANSANSLKSVVENTGTIIGNWAAIESSHALSLTNGSPSNSAALIKNVRSATAFSQTDYAAVMVSALFTPSSITNHGTIIGTTDALSVSGVSTIVNHGTIAAGSGFSAIKTFGIAGGSFINLKDGSLVVGGIQAAGANQVLLLEGSGTLSGPVSGLTTLNVNGTEWTLGGVSSATTTNLQAGTLRVNGSLTTGLQLGSGTTLTGTGTVVGNLTSPSGTTVTPGGSGAPGTLTVTGNVTQQSGSTLAIRTTSSAASKLAVTGTATIGGDLSVTSTGSGYGDSTTYTIVTATGGVSGAFTTITGSDTTLTPTATFDTANNRIQLTLTKVTPPPDPDPTPNPDPDPNPDPGPTPNPNPDPTPNPDPSPNPDPTPNPAPTPPVTGVIDTSRPSFTNSDGAVQGSSVTFDGGTLRPASPLTVGQSVTVTSRGGTITPDGSTVTLAGAVGGSGALAASGPGTVVVSGQLANAGGLSVGDGAALTIAKSGVVAGGTLALNNGGSATVGGIVAVPVTVARGGAMTVVEGGGVGGTLAVEGGTLTVAAYGAVNGAVTVTSGGSATLAGAVMAPVTVSDGTVTVAATGITGAVSVGNGGSVAVNGVVSGSLTTSAGSTFSGGGTVRGPATLAGTVSPGNSPGVLTFQSAVTLTGTSVLNAEIDGPTAGFGAGHHDQIRVQGASFTAAGTLAPLLRGISGDATNAYTATLGQSFTIVQADGGVSGGFATVTQPAAGLEAGTRFDTLYDATAVRLVVTPTSYAVRGGTRNQRAAGAAVDALRPAAGARLEGVAAPLFNGLYGLPGNGIAGALDQLSGKLHADTLAADRTSRRLFGSAVEGRLSALRGGEAASSGVRLAGSGNGTSAVGEAGEARGSGGVWGQPLAAYSRTGSDGNAAGTTERIGGFLLGADHSYENGVSGGVALGYLRNRVTSRDGLGKADVDSYQATLYGSWSLRGTADSPYVEGAIGYGYANYDASRGIAFGTLGQGASGSADGHDVSVEIAAGHRMAFAGSDSAWIEPRAGLRFDRITREAFRESGGGVALDVEAAGWTSLHSALGVRAGTSVTVGGWRLLPNAALAWEHDFADATASTTNRLGGVAFTADASKPGRDALVIGAGLGMALDDRLTATIGVQDAIRARENTVSATAGLKWKL
- a CDS encoding invasion associated locus B family protein — protein: MTAMRKAIITGALAALPLLMSGAPAIAVEPGKTFGDWQTECETPPDGKPRCFLSQTRVMENKEAKQATRILKASLGYFAPDGKGVMVVILPLGVDLRAGAALTIDDGKPLPLTYQQCIQDGCLANAPMDEATLTALRRSKGAQIAVRPYGGTQAVAFPISTKGITDGLAALKP
- a CDS encoding glycosyltransferase family 9 protein codes for the protein MPIAPSDSDLCEIRRRAGRLDEAAAHGRRAVTLDPGDAAGWYNLGVALYDRLEVAASIACERRALRLRPDWPGPHFELAEGLLLSGQWEEGWREYEWRWRLPGVPPPVPPAILKRFGSAIPRPWDGSPLPDGTLLLIADQGFGDTIQFARYLPRAAALCPRVIVACSLDMLPVIRALPGGHRAFTAWDAAPPFDAYAALSSLPGLFGTTLDSVPQPVPHLRAEPERVERWTDRLDGLLPRGHRRVGLVWAGRPTHGNDRNRSLTLARLAPLFALEKTALVSLQKGPAQAEAARYYGAAPLVGLGPELESFADTMAVLAQLDHVVCVDTAVAHLAGAMGRPTAVLLPYAPDWRWLLGRGGTPWYPTVTLHRQPAPGRWDEAIRGAVAAVAGSNFRASGRPSRR
- a CDS encoding sulfotransferase, giving the protein MPTTPDDLPSGADAPAALERRLRAAPDDLAATQELAGLLVRTGRAAEAEPHARNAVRLAPEDANSHRLMALVLADTQRPQAAEFHYRRALALAPPDAATVANLAWSLTRQGRLEEARRTYRRAAALHPSIALTWHGWAQTEDAARDLPAAQRLVGRARRLDSGHRGADIFAAALLARQGDGEGALAILDASASRHDCPDPDALLETGRILDRLGRHDEAFAAFAAGKALLRQAGRRYDEAAAVDLIARLATFFVAPRLRLMPRPATPAAGPQPVFVTGAPRSGTTLVEQILSCHPAIAAGDELPSLGAVVRALPQTLGSPLGYPEALSELWMGDQRDGLERLRDAYLRHARKLLPAKPGHALFTDKMPFNETHLGLIALMFPSAPVVHVLRHPLDVVLSMMGTDLTHGFHCAIDVETAARHVLRVFDLVEHYRREMPLRYLPLRYEDLVREPEPAVRRLLGFLGLGFDRRCLRFEENRRPARTPSHAQVAEKLHSRSIGRHRAYMTHLKPAIPILEPVILGLGYGL
- a CDS encoding enoyl-CoA hydratase, translating into MTIATSGEADALPEILTERRGAVQWVIFNRPKARNAITPWMEDRLIEICREVDADPAVKALVLTGAAGDKPAFMAGADLSCLQSVKTPEDYTILEDRAETAAMALEAVRVPTIAALAGACVGEGALLAACCDVRIATPSVRFGFPIARTVGNCLSIKNLARLAAILGTARTKEMIFSARLLSADDLAGAGALRGVVPDDDLAERTQELAEELAGLAPLTLWTTREALRRWRDHGLPADGDADLLRLCYLSADYQEGIAAFLEKRRPVWTGR
- a CDS encoding ABC transporter ATP-binding protein; its protein translation is MSGIRIKNLRKSFGTYTALHGIDLQVPNGTLLALLGPSGCGKSTTLQLLAGFEAPTEGEIWADDVLLSSARGVLPPEKRGISLVFQNYAVWPHKTVAENVAFGLAIRRLPKAEIAERLDRTLRTVRLEALRDRYPSELSGGQQQRVALARALAVEPRILLLDEPLSNLDAHLREEMRFEIRQVHDLLGLTTVYVTHDQSEALVTADRIAVMKSGHLQQLGSPEDIFERPSNAFVATFIGANNELAGTSEGNGAIRVGGHVLTAPDRSGAAHGGTVSLCVRPSQVRLFGADQAPDATGCNVVSGTVQRSAYLGEYRDVLVDLGGGRTLRAFIPPAQSFAPGSVVTALLPIGSCQILGPAA
- a CDS encoding iron ABC transporter permease — protein: MGVISTDSPDSAATVTARPVMARVPLARTLVFGAVALLLFLLVVLPFGWVLNNSFHDDITGAWTLGNYARIFQSADLLEPLFNSLLLAVATAVIAVGIGVPLAWLVSRTDLPFRRTIRVLTLTAFVTPSFIGATGWILLAAPNSGWLNALWRTLAGAEAGPLLNIYSMTGAIFICGIYTVPYSFTMVSSALDEMAVELEDAAATLGSGTLRTMLSITIPLVTPAVIASFILSFIQGLTLFGVPAFLLTPTGIPVVTTKLAEFYQLFPPEIYMAAAYCMPLLLVTAMLFWMRRRILGRKQFVTISGKSRAGRRIALGAARWPAFFAALLLPLVSVFLPYAALLLVSLTRAWGQGLSWENLSLHWYWWALFGNSETHTAIVNSLLFSTLAATMCVMLGTVVAYIVERKMVFGASLFGAVATVPIIIPGIVMSVGFFAAYTRAPLNLYGTPLLLVAAFAATFLPIAYAHGGSILKGIGPELERAARSLGAGEGRTFLSITIPLMGGGLLSGWFLVFIPIIRELSVAVFLITPKTNVMTTLIYNAKDGGNYEAVCAMSVLLLLITLALVAAAGPLTRLTTVRRTSRKSGRKTAPAEGVRPT